From the genome of Anopheles moucheti chromosome 3, idAnoMoucSN_F20_07, whole genome shotgun sequence, one region includes:
- the LOC128305524 gene encoding neurogenic protein mastermind isoform X1, whose product MNMMNNSSGDEQVECPLCMEPLEVDDLNFYPCTCGYQICRFCWHRIRTDENELCPACRKAYPENPADFTPLSQEQIAAFKAEKRQRDQQRRAKISENRKHLANVRVVQKNLVFVVGLPPRLADPEILKKHEYFGKYGKIHKVVINPSTTYAGVQGPSASAYVTYINNNDALRAIQSVNNIMIDGRLIKTSLGTTKYCSHFMKNQTCPKPDCMYLHELGDQEASFTKEEMHQGKHQEYEKRLHDAMQAQLGLTSAAGQNGHGGTGSSSGGSSSTATAASGGGTATATTVAGLVSSTAAAVVAATATTAAAAVAAGTTAGASSTLVVNGSSAGSAGSGGGSGDSGIPRSGSGGTSNTTSGSVGTRGTSKSSSSSDIKQISDITNGPIPSKEAWPSLSTTPNGGSAHGGGSSNKENKLNGKTAVNGSGSSNKENTNRSDRKHETKSRTKGGKNKQPQQQQQQQHNNKNSHDNSSNHKDSTSNVTSANGVVATAKGGSAALAVNGKSSKALAGKQQRNGTNDEHALVNGNSKEAQNNSKNLKQQREREREQLLKGSSDGSEQQTQTKKRETNGISNGSTATSISNGNANGHIINNDLDDDDDELDFEDLDNDALSSDNDGKTDSPSLSSSASSRNGVDSETASGKSTPGGFVDTLTNGDSNVINAVPEDDAVASTTDGSETNAIPPTTIVAVAGESNRNSSSPSSSSSMGDEKADSESTAPVASSSSTTTSLYGGLDDGTETNAAVISASMGKLAVTDTTTSNGGIMNHQFANELLDMSNLRYSKLDSILDDNSSFFSYNAFDRYGKPSVTGTDLGVDSGTGLPNVGLTSSQLPDLLSGTNDTNEQHAKELLKNMGNLQQQQQQQQQQQQHQHHPQHQQHQQHQQHQQHLLQQVARLHQLSAGLIGSVGEGNMMGGAADELDPALSKCLLRQKYMMEDQQQEEWLRLQQQQQQLQQQQEQQKRNHLNNGLNGLPPFHNFNEFGTNDFWHKTVAMRNNFLSQQQQQQQQQQHPQQQRLHTDMSQMYGSANMSKLNKFFDFHKNQQQQQQQQFLLNGQTSIPQQAVEMNLLALENNRLNGHFLEQHNESLLSSQQLQKQRLFNMNMGTHNPLINGSDRSMQQHKGAVALQQQPQPQAGNRTQQQQQQQQQQYPQNPTVDDELGFDPFLETQKALAELMNDEMNQQQLPPSGANHSKLLENVQQQQQQQQQQQHQQQQQQQRTRMPPPGFNHMNAFGFGVPRAQGSKILPFMNGGLQMPNGQQPQQPPQNGNWNQQMQQQQPQFLGYQQNEHMAQAQQQNGLNKAAYGNNLSDWTSMDPAIVSYRQFSFMNGPNQPAGGDMFLNAQQQQQQQMSQQPNLQPGQGFGHHGLNLQSNLMGQQQQQQQQQQQQQQQQQQQQQQANPQLNFSHVNIINNERNVFMYEVANCGFPNGFDKYSIPMPPGFQNNVPGNNKQKTECIN is encoded by the exons ATGAATATGATGAACAACAGCAGTGGTGATGAGCAGGTTGAGTGTCCACTGTGTATGGAGCCGCTAGAGGTGGATGATCTGAACTTCTACCCCTGTACCTGTGGATATCAG ATCTGTCGCTTTTGTTGGCACCGGATCCGCACGGACGAGAATGAGCTGTGTCCGGCGTGCCGGAAGGCGTACCCGGAAAACCCGGCCGACTTTACGCCCCTGTCGCAGGAGCAGATTGCGGCGTTCAAGGCGGAGAAACGGCAGCGGGACCAGCAGCGGAGAGCGAAGATTtccgaaaaccgcaaacaccTCGCTAATGTAAGGGTGGTGCAGAAGAATCTGGTGTTTGTCGTGGGGTTGCCACCTAGATTGGCCGATCCGGAg ATTCTGAAGAAACATGAATACTTCGGAAAGTATGGTAAGATCCATAAAGTGGTCATCAACCCTAGTACGACGTATGCTGGCGTGCAG GGTCCTTCGGCGTCGGCGTACGTGACgtacatcaacaacaacgacgCGCTGAGGGCGATCCAAAGCGTGAACAACATCATGATCGATGGGCGACTGATAAAGACGAGCTTAGGTACGACGAAGTACTGTAGCCACTTTATGAAAAACCAAACCTGTCCCAAACCGGACTGTATGTACTTGCACGAACTGGGTGACCAGGAGGCTAGCTTTACGAAGGAG GAGATGCACCAGGGGAAGCATCAAGAGTACGAGAAGCGGTTACACGATGCCATGCAGGCGCAGTTAGGTCTGACGTCGGCAGCAGGTCAAAATGGTCACGGTGgtaccggcagcagcagcggcggcaGTAGTAGTACGGCGACGGCGGCATCCGGTGGTGGTACGGCCACTGCAACCACGGTCGCCGGACTGGTGTCGTCAACGGCGGCGGCAGTGGTGGCGGCGACGGCAACGACGGCAGCGGCAGCCGTTGCAGCAGGAACAACTGCAGGTGCGTCCTCCACGCTGGTGGTAAATGGCAGCAGTGCGGGTAGTGcgggtagtggtggtggtagtggtgacAGTGGTATACCCAGGTCTGGCAGCGGCGGCACTAGCAACACCACCAGCGGCAGCGTCGGCACTAGAGGCACCAGCAAATCGTCATCCAGCAGTGATATAAAACAGATTAGCGACATTACCAATGGACCGATACCGAGCAAAGAAGCGTGGCCCAGCTTATCGACGACGCCGAACGGCGGCAGCGCACACGGCGGCGGAAGTAGCAATAAGGAGAATAAGCTTAACGGTAAAACAG CAGTTAACGGGAGTGGTAGCAGCAACAAGGAAAACACGAATCGAAGCGACCGAAAGCACGAAACGAAATCTCGCACTAAAGGCGGCAAGAACAAGCagccgcaacagcagcagcagcagcaacacaataacaaaaatagtCACGACAATTCCAGTAATCATAAAGATAGTACAAGTAACGTGACTAGTGCCAATGGTGTTGTTGCGACTGCGAAGGGAGGCAGTGCGGCGTTGGCGGTGAACGGCAAGTCAAGCAAGGCTTTGGCGGGCAAACAGCAACGGAACGGTACTAACGATGAACATGCGCTAGTAAATGGCAACAGTAAGGAAGCGCAGAACAATAGCAAAAACCTCAAGCAGCAGCGCGAACGTGAACGGGAGCAGCTGCTTAAGGGTAGCAGTGATGGCAGTGAGCAGCAGACACAAACCAAGAAGCGAGAAACGAACGGCATCAGCAATGGCTCGACGGCGACCAGCATTAGCAATGGGAACGCAAATGGCCATATTATCAATAACGATctggacgatgatgatgatgagctggACTTTGAGGATCTGGACAATGACGCGCTGTCGTCGGATAATGATGGCAAAACGGATTCCCCTTCGTTGAG TAGCTCGGCTTCATCCCGGAACGGTGTTGACAGTGAAACGGCTAGCGGTAAGAGCACACCAGGCGGCTTTGTCGATACGCTTACCAATGGTGACAGCAATGTGATAAACGCTGTACCCGAGGATGACGCCGTTGCAAGCACCACGGATGGAAGCGAAACGAATGCCATACCACCTACAACCATTGTGGCGGTTGCCGGTGAATCGAATCGCAACTCCTCATCACCGTCGTCCAGCTCGTCGATGGGCGATGAAAAGGCGGACAGCGAAAGTACTGCACCGGTCGCCTCGTCATCCTCTACTACAACGTCGTTGTACGGTGGGTTGGATGATGGTACGGAAACGAATGCGGCTGTGATCAGTGCGTCTATGGGCAAACTGGCCGTCACGGACACCACTACAAGTAATGGTGGTATCATGAATCACCAGTTTGCCAATGAATTGCTCGATATGAGCAACTTGCGATACAGTAAGCTCGACAGCATACTGGATGACAATAGCAGCTTTTTCTCGTACAATGCGTTCGATCGTTACGGCAAGCCGAGCGTGACGGGCACGGACCTGGGTGTGGATAGTGGTACCGGTCTGCCGAACGTCGGTTTAACTTCTTCACAACTTCCCGATCTCTTAAGCGGTACAAACGACACAAACGAACAGCACGCAAAGGAGCTGTTGAAAAACATGGGcaatttgcagcagcagcagcagcagcagcaacagcagcagcaacatcagcatcacccccaacaccaacagcatcagcagcaccagcagcatcaacagcatctGCTACAGCAGGTCGCACGTTTGCATCAGCTGTCTGCTGGACTGATCGGCAGTGTTGGCGAGGGTAACATGATGGGTGGTGCTGCCGACGAACTCGATCCGGCACTCAGCAAATGTTTATTACGGCAGAAGTACATGATGGAGGATCAGCAGCAGGAAGAGTGGCTTCgtctgcaacagcagcagcagcagctacagcaacagcaagagCAACAGAAACGCAACCACCTGAATAATGGACTGAATGGACTACCGCCATTCCATAATTTTAACG aATTTGGAACAAATGATTTTTGGCACAAAACAGTCGCTATGCGGAATAACTTCctcagccagcagcagcagcagcagcaacaacagcaacacccgCAGCAACAAAGGCTACACACAGACATGAGCCAAATGTACGGTAGCGCCAACATGTCCAAGCTGAACAAGTTCTTCGACTTtcacaaaaaccaacaacagcagcaacaacagcaattttTACTCAATGGACAAACTTCAATCCCACAGCAGGCGGTAGAAATGAACCTGCTAGCGCTAGAAAACAACCGTCTAAACGGCCATTTCCTCGAACAACACAACGAAA GTTTATTAAGCTCTCAGCAGCTTCAAAAGCAGCGGCTGTTTAACATGAACATGGGCACACACAACCCGTTGATAAACGGTAGTGATCGCTCAATGCAGCAGCATAAGGGTGCGGTTGCATTgcagcaacaaccacaaccCCAAGCTGGTAATAGAactcaacagcagcaacagcaacagcagcagcagtatccCCAAAATCCTACCGTAGACGATGAGCTTGGGTTCGACCCGTTCCTGGAGACCCAGAAAGCGCTGGCCGAGTTGATGAACGATGAAATGAATCAGCAGCAACTGCCACCTAGCGGTGCCAACCACAGTAAGCTGCTGGAAAAcgtgcaacaacagcagcagcagcagcagcaacagcagcatcaacaacaacagcagcagcaacgtaCCCGTATGCCCCCACCTGGCTTCAACCACATGAACGCTTTCGGATTCGGAGTACCACGGGCACAAG GTAGCAAAATTTTACCATTCATGAACGGCGGTTTACAAATGCCCAAcgggcagcaaccgcaacaaccgCCACAGAATGGCAACTGGAATCAGcagatgcagcagcagcaaccgcaatTCCTAGGATACCAGCAAAATGAGCACATGGCACAAGCTCAACAGCAAAATGGACTCAACAAAGCAG CATATGGCAATAATCTCTCCGACTGGACGTCGATGGATCCGGCCATTGTTTCGTATCGTCAGTTCTCCTTCATGAACGGTCCCAATCAACCGGCCGGGGGTGACATGTTTCTGAATgctcaacagcaacagcagcaacaaatgaGTCAGCAGCCAAATCTTCAACCTGGACAAG GTTTTGGACACCATGGTCTCAACTTGCAGTCGAACCTGATGggtcaacaacagcaacaacaacagcagcagcagcagcagcagcagcagcagcaacagcaacaacagcaagcaaATCCACAG CTTAACTTTTCTCATGTCAACATAATCAACAACGAGCGAAACGTTTTCATGTACGAAGTAGCCAACTGCGGTTTCCCGAACGGCTTCGACAAGTACTCGATCCCAATGCCACCGGGCTTTCAGAATAACGTCCCTGGCAACAACAAGCAGAAGACGGAATGCATCAACTAA
- the LOC128305524 gene encoding neurogenic protein mastermind isoform X2, whose product MNMMNNSSGDEQVECPLCMEPLEVDDLNFYPCTCGYQICRFCWHRIRTDENELCPACRKAYPENPADFTPLSQEQIAAFKAEKRQRDQQRRAKISENRKHLANVRVVQKNLVFVVGLPPRLADPEILKKHEYFGKYGKIHKVVINPSTTYAGVQGPSASAYVTYINNNDALRAIQSVNNIMIDGRLIKTSLGTTKYCSHFMKNQTCPKPDCMYLHELGDQEASFTKEEMHQGKHQEYEKRLHDAMQAQLGLTSAAGQNGHGGTGSSSGGSSSTATAASGGGTATATTVAGLVSSTAAAVVAATATTAAAAVAAGTTAGASSTLVVNGSSAGSAGSGGGSGDSGIPRSGSGGTSNTTSGSVGTRGTSKSSSSSDIKQISDITNGPIPSKEAWPSLSTTPNGGSAHGGGSSNKENKLNGKTVNGSGSSNKENTNRSDRKHETKSRTKGGKNKQPQQQQQQQHNNKNSHDNSSNHKDSTSNVTSANGVVATAKGGSAALAVNGKSSKALAGKQQRNGTNDEHALVNGNSKEAQNNSKNLKQQREREREQLLKGSSDGSEQQTQTKKRETNGISNGSTATSISNGNANGHIINNDLDDDDDELDFEDLDNDALSSDNDGKTDSPSLSSSASSRNGVDSETASGKSTPGGFVDTLTNGDSNVINAVPEDDAVASTTDGSETNAIPPTTIVAVAGESNRNSSSPSSSSSMGDEKADSESTAPVASSSSTTTSLYGGLDDGTETNAAVISASMGKLAVTDTTTSNGGIMNHQFANELLDMSNLRYSKLDSILDDNSSFFSYNAFDRYGKPSVTGTDLGVDSGTGLPNVGLTSSQLPDLLSGTNDTNEQHAKELLKNMGNLQQQQQQQQQQQQHQHHPQHQQHQQHQQHQQHLLQQVARLHQLSAGLIGSVGEGNMMGGAADELDPALSKCLLRQKYMMEDQQQEEWLRLQQQQQQLQQQQEQQKRNHLNNGLNGLPPFHNFNEFGTNDFWHKTVAMRNNFLSQQQQQQQQQQHPQQQRLHTDMSQMYGSANMSKLNKFFDFHKNQQQQQQQQFLLNGQTSIPQQAVEMNLLALENNRLNGHFLEQHNESLLSSQQLQKQRLFNMNMGTHNPLINGSDRSMQQHKGAVALQQQPQPQAGNRTQQQQQQQQQQYPQNPTVDDELGFDPFLETQKALAELMNDEMNQQQLPPSGANHSKLLENVQQQQQQQQQQQHQQQQQQQRTRMPPPGFNHMNAFGFGVPRAQGSKILPFMNGGLQMPNGQQPQQPPQNGNWNQQMQQQQPQFLGYQQNEHMAQAQQQNGLNKAAYGNNLSDWTSMDPAIVSYRQFSFMNGPNQPAGGDMFLNAQQQQQQQMSQQPNLQPGQGFGHHGLNLQSNLMGQQQQQQQQQQQQQQQQQQQQQQANPQLNFSHVNIINNERNVFMYEVANCGFPNGFDKYSIPMPPGFQNNVPGNNKQKTECIN is encoded by the exons ATGAATATGATGAACAACAGCAGTGGTGATGAGCAGGTTGAGTGTCCACTGTGTATGGAGCCGCTAGAGGTGGATGATCTGAACTTCTACCCCTGTACCTGTGGATATCAG ATCTGTCGCTTTTGTTGGCACCGGATCCGCACGGACGAGAATGAGCTGTGTCCGGCGTGCCGGAAGGCGTACCCGGAAAACCCGGCCGACTTTACGCCCCTGTCGCAGGAGCAGATTGCGGCGTTCAAGGCGGAGAAACGGCAGCGGGACCAGCAGCGGAGAGCGAAGATTtccgaaaaccgcaaacaccTCGCTAATGTAAGGGTGGTGCAGAAGAATCTGGTGTTTGTCGTGGGGTTGCCACCTAGATTGGCCGATCCGGAg ATTCTGAAGAAACATGAATACTTCGGAAAGTATGGTAAGATCCATAAAGTGGTCATCAACCCTAGTACGACGTATGCTGGCGTGCAG GGTCCTTCGGCGTCGGCGTACGTGACgtacatcaacaacaacgacgCGCTGAGGGCGATCCAAAGCGTGAACAACATCATGATCGATGGGCGACTGATAAAGACGAGCTTAGGTACGACGAAGTACTGTAGCCACTTTATGAAAAACCAAACCTGTCCCAAACCGGACTGTATGTACTTGCACGAACTGGGTGACCAGGAGGCTAGCTTTACGAAGGAG GAGATGCACCAGGGGAAGCATCAAGAGTACGAGAAGCGGTTACACGATGCCATGCAGGCGCAGTTAGGTCTGACGTCGGCAGCAGGTCAAAATGGTCACGGTGgtaccggcagcagcagcggcggcaGTAGTAGTACGGCGACGGCGGCATCCGGTGGTGGTACGGCCACTGCAACCACGGTCGCCGGACTGGTGTCGTCAACGGCGGCGGCAGTGGTGGCGGCGACGGCAACGACGGCAGCGGCAGCCGTTGCAGCAGGAACAACTGCAGGTGCGTCCTCCACGCTGGTGGTAAATGGCAGCAGTGCGGGTAGTGcgggtagtggtggtggtagtggtgacAGTGGTATACCCAGGTCTGGCAGCGGCGGCACTAGCAACACCACCAGCGGCAGCGTCGGCACTAGAGGCACCAGCAAATCGTCATCCAGCAGTGATATAAAACAGATTAGCGACATTACCAATGGACCGATACCGAGCAAAGAAGCGTGGCCCAGCTTATCGACGACGCCGAACGGCGGCAGCGCACACGGCGGCGGAAGTAGCAATAAGGAGAATAAGCTTAACGGTAAAACAG TTAACGGGAGTGGTAGCAGCAACAAGGAAAACACGAATCGAAGCGACCGAAAGCACGAAACGAAATCTCGCACTAAAGGCGGCAAGAACAAGCagccgcaacagcagcagcagcagcaacacaataacaaaaatagtCACGACAATTCCAGTAATCATAAAGATAGTACAAGTAACGTGACTAGTGCCAATGGTGTTGTTGCGACTGCGAAGGGAGGCAGTGCGGCGTTGGCGGTGAACGGCAAGTCAAGCAAGGCTTTGGCGGGCAAACAGCAACGGAACGGTACTAACGATGAACATGCGCTAGTAAATGGCAACAGTAAGGAAGCGCAGAACAATAGCAAAAACCTCAAGCAGCAGCGCGAACGTGAACGGGAGCAGCTGCTTAAGGGTAGCAGTGATGGCAGTGAGCAGCAGACACAAACCAAGAAGCGAGAAACGAACGGCATCAGCAATGGCTCGACGGCGACCAGCATTAGCAATGGGAACGCAAATGGCCATATTATCAATAACGATctggacgatgatgatgatgagctggACTTTGAGGATCTGGACAATGACGCGCTGTCGTCGGATAATGATGGCAAAACGGATTCCCCTTCGTTGAG TAGCTCGGCTTCATCCCGGAACGGTGTTGACAGTGAAACGGCTAGCGGTAAGAGCACACCAGGCGGCTTTGTCGATACGCTTACCAATGGTGACAGCAATGTGATAAACGCTGTACCCGAGGATGACGCCGTTGCAAGCACCACGGATGGAAGCGAAACGAATGCCATACCACCTACAACCATTGTGGCGGTTGCCGGTGAATCGAATCGCAACTCCTCATCACCGTCGTCCAGCTCGTCGATGGGCGATGAAAAGGCGGACAGCGAAAGTACTGCACCGGTCGCCTCGTCATCCTCTACTACAACGTCGTTGTACGGTGGGTTGGATGATGGTACGGAAACGAATGCGGCTGTGATCAGTGCGTCTATGGGCAAACTGGCCGTCACGGACACCACTACAAGTAATGGTGGTATCATGAATCACCAGTTTGCCAATGAATTGCTCGATATGAGCAACTTGCGATACAGTAAGCTCGACAGCATACTGGATGACAATAGCAGCTTTTTCTCGTACAATGCGTTCGATCGTTACGGCAAGCCGAGCGTGACGGGCACGGACCTGGGTGTGGATAGTGGTACCGGTCTGCCGAACGTCGGTTTAACTTCTTCACAACTTCCCGATCTCTTAAGCGGTACAAACGACACAAACGAACAGCACGCAAAGGAGCTGTTGAAAAACATGGGcaatttgcagcagcagcagcagcagcagcaacagcagcagcaacatcagcatcacccccaacaccaacagcatcagcagcaccagcagcatcaacagcatctGCTACAGCAGGTCGCACGTTTGCATCAGCTGTCTGCTGGACTGATCGGCAGTGTTGGCGAGGGTAACATGATGGGTGGTGCTGCCGACGAACTCGATCCGGCACTCAGCAAATGTTTATTACGGCAGAAGTACATGATGGAGGATCAGCAGCAGGAAGAGTGGCTTCgtctgcaacagcagcagcagcagctacagcaacagcaagagCAACAGAAACGCAACCACCTGAATAATGGACTGAATGGACTACCGCCATTCCATAATTTTAACG aATTTGGAACAAATGATTTTTGGCACAAAACAGTCGCTATGCGGAATAACTTCctcagccagcagcagcagcagcagcaacaacagcaacacccgCAGCAACAAAGGCTACACACAGACATGAGCCAAATGTACGGTAGCGCCAACATGTCCAAGCTGAACAAGTTCTTCGACTTtcacaaaaaccaacaacagcagcaacaacagcaattttTACTCAATGGACAAACTTCAATCCCACAGCAGGCGGTAGAAATGAACCTGCTAGCGCTAGAAAACAACCGTCTAAACGGCCATTTCCTCGAACAACACAACGAAA GTTTATTAAGCTCTCAGCAGCTTCAAAAGCAGCGGCTGTTTAACATGAACATGGGCACACACAACCCGTTGATAAACGGTAGTGATCGCTCAATGCAGCAGCATAAGGGTGCGGTTGCATTgcagcaacaaccacaaccCCAAGCTGGTAATAGAactcaacagcagcaacagcaacagcagcagcagtatccCCAAAATCCTACCGTAGACGATGAGCTTGGGTTCGACCCGTTCCTGGAGACCCAGAAAGCGCTGGCCGAGTTGATGAACGATGAAATGAATCAGCAGCAACTGCCACCTAGCGGTGCCAACCACAGTAAGCTGCTGGAAAAcgtgcaacaacagcagcagcagcagcagcaacagcagcatcaacaacaacagcagcagcaacgtaCCCGTATGCCCCCACCTGGCTTCAACCACATGAACGCTTTCGGATTCGGAGTACCACGGGCACAAG GTAGCAAAATTTTACCATTCATGAACGGCGGTTTACAAATGCCCAAcgggcagcaaccgcaacaaccgCCACAGAATGGCAACTGGAATCAGcagatgcagcagcagcaaccgcaatTCCTAGGATACCAGCAAAATGAGCACATGGCACAAGCTCAACAGCAAAATGGACTCAACAAAGCAG CATATGGCAATAATCTCTCCGACTGGACGTCGATGGATCCGGCCATTGTTTCGTATCGTCAGTTCTCCTTCATGAACGGTCCCAATCAACCGGCCGGGGGTGACATGTTTCTGAATgctcaacagcaacagcagcaacaaatgaGTCAGCAGCCAAATCTTCAACCTGGACAAG GTTTTGGACACCATGGTCTCAACTTGCAGTCGAACCTGATGggtcaacaacagcaacaacaacagcagcagcagcagcagcagcagcagcagcaacagcaacaacagcaagcaaATCCACAG CTTAACTTTTCTCATGTCAACATAATCAACAACGAGCGAAACGTTTTCATGTACGAAGTAGCCAACTGCGGTTTCCCGAACGGCTTCGACAAGTACTCGATCCCAATGCCACCGGGCTTTCAGAATAACGTCCCTGGCAACAACAAGCAGAAGACGGAATGCATCAACTAA